The Desulfonauticus submarinus genome includes the window CAGCCAAAGCATTTAACTGTTCTGCTCGTTCTCTTAAAACATCGCTATTTTGCTTTATCTCTTCTGATCGAACATGAACATTAGAAATATCTTTGGCTATTTCTTGAGACACTTCTGAACTCTGGGCTACATTTTGATTTATCTCCTGAATCCCAGCAGAAACCTCATTTATGTTTTCCGCAATGCCTCGGGTGGTGTCAGCTTGCTCTTGTACTCCCTCAGAAATAGTTATTACAATATCATTAACCTCTTTTATAATGTTTAAAATACTATCAATATCTTTTACGGCCACATCTGTAGATTCTTGAATAGCATGTATCTTTTTATTTATATCTTCTGTTGCCTCTGAAGTTTGTTTTGCTAATTCTTTAATTTCATTAGCCACTACAGCAAAACCTTTACCTGCCTCACCTGCCCTTGCAGCTTCAATCGTAGCATTTAAAGCAAGTAAGTTGGTTTGATTGGAAATCGCATCAATAGTAACTAAAATTTCTCCAATCTCTCTTGCAGCCTCTCCCAAAGTTTCTACATTTTCTGACGTAATTTGAGTATGTTGTACTGCTTTGGTAACAATCTCTTGAGCTCTGCTTGTCTTTTGAACTATTTCTCCAATAGTAATACTAATTTCTTCTGCACCAGTAGCCACGTTCGTTACATTATTAGAATTATTTTCCATAGCAGTAGCCAAAGAAGCCATATTGGCGCTCAGTTCTTCAGCAGCCGTAGCAACCAACTGCGATTTATCTCGCATTTCTTCTGAAGCCACATGTAAATTAGAAGATACAGAGGAAACTTCTTCTGCTGAAGTTGTAAGAGTCCTTACTCCATTCGCTAAATTATCAAAAATATCAGAAAGATTTTTCACCATATAGTTTAAGGTCTCACTAAGCTCTCCAATTTCATCTTTTTTAGTAATAGCAAGACTTTCTTTTAAGTTACCCTGAGATACCTTTTTAGCAAATTCAACCAATTTTTCTAAAGGAATAGTTATACTACTCTTAATCCAAAACCATATACCAATAATTGCAATCAACCCAAATAATGCTCCAATCCCCTCTGTTGCTAACAAAAAAGATACTTTTTTTTCTGCCTCCTTTTGCATGGTAACTACTGCATTATTCATTGCCTTTAAAAGCTTCATATTATAGTTTAAAATATGCTTAATTGCGCCTTCTTCTTGCGAGGAAACAACTATATCTAACTTATTCTTAAACACATCCCAAATTTGTTTAACCTTTTTAAGTTCAGTTAACGACTTTCCCTCTACAGCTTCAATATGCCTTTTCTCTCCATTTGGATCTAACGTAATAGGAACTTGTCCAGAATTAATAAGAGCATGTAATGTCATATCAAAAATTTTCATACTCTTATGCAATTCATTAATAATATTTTTATCTATTGTTCCTTTTTTAGCTTTTACATATAACATATTTACTATTTCTTTACTCATCTTTTGAGAAAGCATTCTTTGTCTTCCTGCCATATTAATCACAAAACCATCATCTTTTTGCTTTCCTACAACAATGAAAGTTATTGCCACAACAATCAAATAAATTATAAAAATAGATCCAATTGCTAACAATAATTTGTGCCTAATTTTTAAAGACATTGTTTCCTCCTCTTAAAATAAAGGATAATACATTTACATTTTAATTTTTAAAGATGATGATTTGAACAAATAATATATTTTGTTTTTATCTTTCCGTCAAGTTAGGAATAAAAATTTAGCCCAAAGTTTTAAAAATTTTAATTATAGCCTTCCCTTACCAAAGCAAGACCATGGACTAAAGCTGTTTTTAAATAGCATATTCCCTTCTCATCTACAGGTGCTATCAAAAACACTTGTCCACACTCATCACACTTAATTTGACTTACTTCTTTAGGTGCAATGGCAGGTACTTTACGACCACATCTAGGACAGGGATAAAAAAGTAAAATTTCAACTTCTGCTGGATGAACAAATTCTTCTTGCACTGTTTATTCTCCTATTAAACTATTTCCCGTCATTTCTTTAGGTTTTTCAATTTGCCATAAATGTAAAATTGTGGGCGCTATATCTCCTAATTTACCTTGACTTAAAAAACCAATTTTTCTCTTAGAAATAAGTATCAAAGGAACAGGATTTGTGCTGTGCGAGGTTTTTGGCTTATCCCCTTCTAACATATCTTCAGCATTACCATGATCTGCAGTAAGCAAAACCTGCCCACCAACCTCTAACATAGCTTGCACAACCTCTCCTACACACTTATCAACAGCTTCACACGCTTTTATAACCGCGGGAATAACCCCTGTATGCCCTACCATATCTAAATTTGCAAAATTACATACATAAAAATCAAATTCTTTTTGTTTTATTTTATCAATAAGTTTTTTAGAAACTTCAAAAACACTCATCTCTGGTTTTTCATCATAAGTTGCTACTTCTCGCGGCGAAGGGACAAGTATTCTTTCCTCTCCTGCAAAAGGCTCTTCTCTTCCGCCATTAAAAAAATATGTTACATGGGCATATTTTTCTGTTTCTGCTATTCTAAGC containing:
- a CDS encoding methyl-accepting chemotaxis protein, translating into MSLKIRHKLLLAIGSIFIIYLIVVAITFIVVGKQKDDGFVINMAGRQRMLSQKMSKEIVNMLYVKAKKGTIDKNIINELHKSMKIFDMTLHALINSGQVPITLDPNGEKRHIEAVEGKSLTELKKVKQIWDVFKNKLDIVVSSQEEGAIKHILNYNMKLLKAMNNAVVTMQKEAEKKVSFLLATEGIGALFGLIAIIGIWFWIKSSITIPLEKLVEFAKKVSQGNLKESLAITKKDEIGELSETLNYMVKNLSDIFDNLANGVRTLTTSAEEVSSVSSNLHVASEEMRDKSQLVATAAEELSANMASLATAMENNSNNVTNVATGAEEISITIGEIVQKTSRAQEIVTKAVQHTQITSENVETLGEAAREIGEILVTIDAISNQTNLLALNATIEAARAGEAGKGFAVVANEIKELAKQTSEATEDINKKIHAIQESTDVAVKDIDSILNIIKEVNDIVITISEGVQEQADTTRGIAENINEVSAGIQEINQNVAQSSEVSQEIAKDISNVHVRSEEIKQNSDVLRERAEQLNALAEKLKGIIKKFER